In a single window of the Renibacterium salmoninarum ATCC 33209 genome:
- a CDS encoding serpin family protein — translation MRFQTTIPTIAVVAVLWLLLSGCGSQPPSSSRAADVERIVVSPDQAKEAVLQVSQAALTLGVKLAAEAGNDAVVSPASALIALSMLREGASEEGAQEMDSVLGWGSDRQRGINAVLAELQKYDGDPASVDKANPPEKPAAKTSNGIFVQKSAPIGPGFLTVLAKHYGTGVYPVNFAGDAKDKINAWVKENIGGLIEKAPLESSADTKLSLLNALFFAARWQQPFNPESTLDAPFHAASWQLNVPMMHATQKLTYAEGPGWQAIDLPYGRCFVMRLYLPAAEGKPLPGAAQLAAVGSSLSSAQKQLIGLGLPSWDKMSNLDLMEPLRKIGLRKTFDDGGFDAILPGALIGGAAQTAVVNVAEKGTVAAALTQINVETSVDLVTETPRQLDFDRPFSYQIIQLETGLPLFLGVVDNPKA, via the coding sequence ATGCGATTTCAAACAACGATTCCGACGATAGCGGTGGTCGCGGTGCTGTGGCTGCTGCTGAGTGGTTGCGGAAGCCAGCCGCCCAGTTCGAGCCGCGCGGCCGACGTCGAGCGGATTGTGGTGAGCCCAGATCAGGCGAAAGAGGCGGTACTGCAGGTCTCGCAGGCCGCGCTCACCCTGGGCGTAAAGCTTGCCGCGGAGGCCGGAAACGATGCGGTAGTCTCACCAGCCAGTGCGCTGATTGCGCTGAGTATGCTCCGTGAGGGTGCCTCAGAAGAGGGTGCGCAAGAGATGGATTCGGTGCTTGGTTGGGGCTCGGACCGGCAGCGCGGTATCAACGCGGTGTTGGCTGAACTGCAAAAGTACGACGGCGATCCCGCCTCAGTAGATAAGGCTAATCCGCCAGAAAAGCCGGCGGCAAAAACTAGCAATGGCATCTTCGTGCAAAAATCGGCTCCGATTGGCCCGGGCTTTTTGACGGTGCTGGCAAAGCACTACGGTACCGGGGTCTACCCGGTCAATTTCGCTGGTGATGCAAAAGACAAGATCAACGCCTGGGTCAAAGAAAACATCGGCGGACTCATTGAGAAAGCGCCGTTGGAAAGCTCAGCAGACACAAAATTGAGCCTGCTGAACGCGCTATTTTTTGCTGCTCGTTGGCAGCAACCGTTTAATCCAGAGTCAACTTTGGATGCACCATTTCATGCGGCCTCCTGGCAGCTCAACGTGCCGATGATGCACGCCACTCAGAAGCTGACCTATGCCGAGGGGCCCGGCTGGCAGGCCATTGATTTGCCCTACGGCCGATGCTTCGTGATGCGACTCTATCTGCCTGCGGCAGAAGGCAAACCGCTACCAGGCGCTGCGCAGCTGGCCGCCGTCGGAAGCTCCTTGAGCTCGGCGCAAAAGCAACTCATTGGGCTGGGTTTGCCCAGCTGGGACAAGATGTCGAATTTGGATTTGATGGAACCGCTGCGCAAGATTGGCCTACGCAAGACCTTCGACGACGGCGGTTTTGACGCGATTCTGCCTGGCGCTCTGATCGGTGGTGCTGCACAAACGGCCGTGGTCAACGTTGCCGAAAAGGGCACCGTCGCGGCTGCCTTGACGCAAATTAACGTTGAAACTTCGGTCGATTTGGTCACGGAGACACCACGTCAACTGGATTTTGATCGGCCGTTTAGCTATCAAATCATCCAGCTAGAAACTGGATTGCCACTATTCCTAGGCGTCGTGGATAACCCGAAGGCTTAA
- a CDS encoding D-alanyl-D-alanine carboxypeptidase family protein: MFRFWAKLLLAATSIILLVTACATATIGPTVTSDPVAGYSVNWPQSPASIMLVDGKTPLTNQPAQQPAPTASTAKIITALTVLKENPLKIGDDGPTIKLGRIDVKSYEAYREANGTVVPVYEGMEISQHQILEAMLLPSANNLADSLARWSFGSLEDYRQSAQDFIRELGLTKTTIGIDASGYDPSTQSTATDLAVLAAAAMRNPVIADILGLAAVDGGTMGKLVNTNNLLGQHGLIGLKTGTTPQAGGVFLFVARAVVEGLDVIFVGAVQGDGNSAKDAIAAAGQMLGSISPFNEEIKTAPNGGAEPCGQATMTSSQGAPENF; encoded by the coding sequence ATGTTCAGATTCTGGGCGAAACTACTCTTAGCCGCCACCTCAATTATCCTGCTCGTCACTGCTTGTGCCACCGCCACCATAGGCCCAACGGTCACTAGTGATCCGGTGGCGGGCTATAGCGTCAATTGGCCACAATCGCCCGCGAGCATCATGTTGGTTGACGGTAAAACCCCGCTGACTAACCAGCCTGCCCAGCAACCGGCCCCGACCGCCAGCACGGCAAAGATCATCACGGCCCTCACCGTGCTGAAGGAAAATCCACTCAAAATTGGCGATGACGGGCCCACGATCAAGCTGGGACGTATAGACGTCAAAAGTTACGAAGCTTATCGTGAGGCAAACGGCACGGTAGTGCCGGTCTACGAGGGCATGGAGATTAGCCAGCATCAGATTCTGGAAGCAATGCTGCTACCTTCCGCTAATAACTTAGCTGACTCACTTGCCCGTTGGTCTTTCGGATCGTTAGAGGACTACCGACAATCGGCACAAGATTTCATTCGTGAGCTGGGACTGACCAAAACCACCATCGGCATCGATGCGAGCGGATACGATCCGTCCACGCAAAGCACCGCCACCGACCTCGCCGTCCTAGCCGCCGCAGCGATGCGAAACCCGGTCATTGCAGACATTCTTGGTCTTGCCGCAGTCGACGGCGGAACCATGGGCAAGTTGGTCAACACCAATAATCTACTGGGCCAACACGGTCTTATCGGCTTGAAAACCGGGACCACTCCGCAGGCTGGCGGCGTCTTCCTCTTCGTTGCACGCGCTGTGGTTGAGGGCCTCGATGTCATTTTTGTCGGCGCGGTCCAGGGCGACGGTAACAGTGCTAAAGATGCGATCGCCGCCGCCGGGCAGATGCTTGGCTCAATCAGCCCTTTCAACGAAGAAATCAAAACTGCACCAAATGGCGGTGCCGAACCATGCGGGCAAGCGACTATGACGAGCAGTCAGGGGGCACCGGAAAATTTTTGA
- a CDS encoding sensor histidine kinase: protein MSELTESESRARRFVADVSHELRTPLAAMVASAEVLENPAASRADAREAARLTSSSARRLAKLTDDLLEISRFDAGHASVQVAPFDATARFLDLTAARHWPETVTLKATEPLQIMTDPRRWDVIVGNLVANALKHGSAPVVVDARIVNDIFQLEVQDAGPGIPAEDQLHIFDRFFKADSSRSADGTGLGLALVAENCALLGGNITVQSTPGATVFIVELPVRSRTDSQL from the coding sequence ATGTCTGAGCTCACTGAGTCCGAATCCAGGGCACGCCGCTTCGTTGCCGATGTCTCACACGAGTTACGCACCCCACTCGCGGCCATGGTGGCCTCTGCCGAGGTGCTAGAGAATCCGGCAGCTTCCAGGGCAGATGCCCGTGAAGCCGCCAGACTGACCAGCTCCTCAGCCCGGCGATTGGCCAAATTAACTGATGATCTTTTGGAAATTTCACGCTTCGATGCCGGGCATGCCTCAGTTCAAGTAGCGCCCTTCGATGCGACCGCGCGGTTCTTGGACCTAACCGCCGCACGCCACTGGCCGGAGACCGTCACGCTCAAAGCCACCGAACCGCTGCAGATCATGACAGATCCGAGGCGTTGGGATGTGATCGTGGGCAATTTGGTGGCTAACGCGCTAAAGCATGGTTCAGCGCCGGTGGTGGTTGATGCCCGGATTGTTAACGATATTTTTCAGCTCGAGGTGCAGGACGCCGGCCCTGGAATTCCCGCCGAAGATCAGCTGCATATCTTCGATCGGTTCTTCAAGGCTGATTCCTCGCGCAGCGCGGACGGCACTGGCTTGGGCCTCGCGCTAGTCGCGGAAAACTGTGCGCTGTTGGGCGGCAATATCACGGTGCAAAGCACGCCGGGTGCTACCGTTTTCATCGTCGAGCTGCCGGTTCGCAGCAGAACAGATTCACAGCTGTAG
- a CDS encoding HAMP domain-containing protein, producing the protein MSSFSSSSLYSQQAQLDSLTSSAIWLTVVVGIGAAAVGVILARQLVRPVKSLRLAVQDLGSTGEAAPLTSKGISELGGLIESFNTTSAQLHDDV; encoded by the coding sequence TTGTCCTCATTCTCTTCTTCCTCGCTCTACAGCCAACAGGCTCAACTGGACTCGCTGACCAGCTCAGCCATCTGGCTGACCGTCGTCGTCGGCATCGGCGCTGCCGCTGTTGGCGTGATTCTGGCCCGCCAGCTAGTTCGACCAGTAAAGTCGTTGCGGCTCGCGGTTCAGGATCTTGGCAGCACCGGCGAAGCCGCACCGCTAACGTCCAAGGGCATTAGCGAACTGGGTGGCTTGATCGAGAGCTTCAATACGACCTCGGCACAACTGCACGACGATGTCTGA
- a CDS encoding response regulator transcription factor, translating to MAKILIVEDDPNINAAFKLALSQRGPQVEGCFLGAEGVIAARSQNPPELIVLDLMLPDLDGFSVCRAIRQTSLVPIIMMTARSDDADIVVGLEAGADDYVVKPVDPAILDARILAVLRRNNFEGEAADKADVVINGALRIDRSALSVSKNNAPLPLSPTEIRLLLELLQHPGQVRSREQLLRSVWGAEYLLDSRMVDASIQRLRSKNEDDPSNPQIVVTVRGFGYRFDQQK from the coding sequence ATGGCAAAGATCCTGATCGTCGAGGACGACCCGAATATCAATGCCGCATTCAAGTTGGCATTGTCGCAACGTGGGCCCCAGGTTGAAGGCTGTTTTTTGGGTGCTGAAGGAGTCATCGCCGCGCGGAGTCAAAATCCACCTGAACTGATCGTGCTCGATTTGATGTTGCCGGACCTCGACGGTTTCAGCGTTTGCCGAGCAATCCGACAAACGAGCCTGGTGCCGATCATTATGATGACTGCCCGCAGCGACGATGCGGACATCGTGGTGGGGCTAGAGGCTGGTGCCGACGACTATGTGGTCAAACCAGTGGATCCAGCCATTTTGGATGCCCGAATTCTCGCCGTGTTGCGCCGCAACAACTTTGAGGGCGAAGCAGCAGACAAGGCCGACGTCGTGATCAATGGTGCGTTGCGCATCGACCGTAGCGCCTTGTCGGTCAGTAAAAATAATGCGCCACTGCCACTATCACCGACTGAAATTAGGCTGTTGCTGGAGTTGTTACAACACCCTGGCCAGGTCCGTAGCCGGGAACAGTTACTACGCTCGGTCTGGGGTGCGGAATACCTTCTTGACTCGCGGATGGTTGACGCTTCGATTCAGCGGTTGCGCAGCAAAAACGAAGATGATCCGTCGAACCCGCAGATCGTGGTGACCGTGCGCGGCTTTGGGTATCGATTCGATCAGCAAAAATGA
- a CDS encoding MarR family winged helix-turn-helix transcriptional regulator: MSVGPDVAQLLVSRITDFQRSTKCLVSAKSSSLDPGVALLGVLRIIDGFGEARASDVAAHLGVGPSALSRHIADLHEIGFIQRRADPLDGRAQLVALSEKGRKELDAAHHRQAEIVAKALAGWDEQRASEAIELLADLSSTFIEASRAKATGKIHTEPHRGTN; the protein is encoded by the coding sequence ATGTCGGTAGGACCAGATGTAGCCCAACTACTCGTCAGCCGGATTACAGATTTTCAGCGCTCAACCAAATGCCTTGTCTCGGCTAAATCGAGCTCCCTTGATCCGGGTGTCGCTTTACTGGGAGTGCTCCGGATCATTGATGGCTTTGGCGAAGCTCGCGCCTCAGATGTGGCTGCACATTTAGGTGTAGGGCCGTCAGCGCTCAGCCGGCATATTGCCGACCTGCACGAAATCGGCTTTATCCAACGGCGAGCTGACCCATTGGACGGCAGAGCGCAGCTGGTCGCCCTCTCGGAAAAAGGCCGAAAAGAACTAGACGCAGCGCATCATCGGCAGGCCGAGATCGTGGCAAAGGCGTTAGCCGGCTGGGATGAACAACGCGCCAGTGAAGCGATTGAGCTCCTAGCAGACCTATCCAGCACTTTTATTGAAGCTTCCCGGGCAAAGGCGACCGGAAAAATCCACACTGAACCCCACAGAGGAACCAACTAA
- a CDS encoding MDR family MFS transporter — protein sequence MASHSAQTSLPVADTAPMSHRQIMEALTGLLAAFFTAILSSTIVANALPTIMSDLKGTQTDFAWVVTAALLANAATTPIWGKLSDLFNKKLLVQLSIVIFVTGSVVAGLSQSIPMLLTARVIQGVALGGLTALAQAIIGTMIAPRERGRYSGYMGAVMAVGTAGGPLLGGVIVDSPLGWRWTFYICVPLAVIALVLLQKTLKIVHVRKAAKIDWAGSILLTAGVSLILIWISFAGKAGYYDWISWQSALMAGGGLLLLVVMLFVESKVSEPIIPLKIISQRTTALAILASVAVGVALFGSSTFLGQYFQISRGATPTEAGLLMLPLIAGNLIGSVLSGQLISRFGKWTRFLVAGAILLIGGLGFAGRIDHTTNLTLVGLFIFIMGLGLGLMLQNLVFAVQNTVRVEDIGSASSSVAFFRSFGGAIGVSVLGAVLANRVTSLSSDGLTKLGVPSSAQQSGGSLDLADMPAPIRDVIWAAYGDATSLIFTISAIIAVVALIAVLFIKERALRTTVELKEPVADAPLVQQSEPELDLDQEFAEVLSATGSIPKVGPTRFAEATQPGKRVLLIEEPVAQKLADTQQQLQLSTAMSEVHRISAEQQALQSQQAQTARGLIELERQLAAERRIQQAAAHYLASRAGREDGQLG from the coding sequence ATGGCCAGCCATTCGGCCCAAACTTCCTTACCGGTAGCAGACACAGCGCCTATGTCGCACCGACAAATAATGGAAGCCCTCACCGGGCTGTTGGCGGCATTCTTTACCGCGATTTTGAGCAGCACCATTGTGGCCAATGCCTTGCCCACCATCATGTCCGACCTCAAAGGCACCCAAACAGACTTCGCCTGGGTGGTTACTGCGGCGTTGCTCGCTAATGCCGCGACGACGCCTATTTGGGGCAAGCTTTCTGATCTTTTCAACAAGAAGCTTCTCGTCCAGCTAAGCATTGTGATCTTTGTTACCGGCTCGGTCGTGGCAGGGCTTAGCCAAAGCATTCCGATGTTGCTCACCGCAAGAGTTATCCAAGGCGTGGCGCTCGGTGGTCTCACCGCATTGGCACAGGCAATTATTGGCACCATGATCGCGCCGCGTGAGCGTGGACGGTATTCCGGCTACATGGGCGCGGTCATGGCCGTTGGCACCGCGGGCGGGCCGCTTTTGGGCGGCGTCATTGTGGATAGCCCCTTGGGCTGGCGCTGGACGTTCTATATCTGTGTACCGCTTGCCGTCATCGCCCTGGTTTTGCTGCAAAAAACCCTCAAGATCGTGCACGTGCGAAAGGCCGCGAAGATCGACTGGGCTGGTTCAATTTTGTTGACCGCAGGCGTATCTTTGATTCTTATTTGGATCTCTTTTGCTGGAAAAGCTGGCTACTACGACTGGATCTCATGGCAGAGCGCCTTGATGGCTGGTGGCGGGTTGCTGCTCTTGGTCGTCATGCTGTTCGTGGAGTCTAAAGTGAGTGAGCCAATCATTCCGCTCAAGATCATTTCGCAGCGCACCACCGCTCTGGCCATCTTGGCTTCGGTTGCCGTCGGCGTCGCACTTTTCGGATCTTCAACTTTCCTTGGTCAGTATTTCCAGATCTCCCGTGGCGCGACGCCAACCGAGGCTGGGCTGCTCATGTTGCCGCTAATCGCAGGAAACCTAATTGGCTCGGTACTTTCGGGTCAGCTCATTAGTCGATTTGGCAAGTGGACGCGCTTTTTGGTCGCCGGTGCAATCTTGCTGATCGGTGGCTTGGGCTTTGCCGGACGCATCGACCACACCACGAATCTGACCCTAGTTGGCTTGTTTATCTTCATCATGGGACTGGGCCTTGGCTTGATGTTGCAGAACCTGGTGTTCGCGGTACAGAACACGGTTCGAGTCGAAGACATCGGCTCGGCAAGTTCCTCAGTTGCCTTCTTCCGGTCCTTTGGCGGTGCGATTGGCGTCTCGGTGCTTGGTGCAGTGTTGGCAAACCGAGTTACCTCGCTGTCTTCGGATGGCCTGACTAAATTGGGTGTTCCGTCCTCCGCCCAGCAGTCCGGTGGCAGCCTCGACTTGGCGGATATGCCAGCGCCGATTCGAGATGTGATCTGGGCAGCTTACGGTGATGCGACCTCACTCATTTTCACGATTTCGGCGATTATCGCCGTCGTAGCGCTTATTGCGGTGTTGTTCATCAAGGAACGTGCGCTGCGTACCACCGTTGAGCTCAAGGAACCGGTTGCTGATGCACCGTTAGTTCAGCAGAGCGAGCCCGAGCTTGACCTTGATCAAGAGTTTGCTGAGGTCCTCAGCGCAACAGGCTCGATTCCAAAGGTGGGACCAACACGTTTTGCGGAAGCTACGCAACCCGGAAAACGAGTGCTACTCATCGAGGAACCAGTGGCGCAAAAGCTCGCTGACACTCAGCAGCAACTGCAGCTCAGCACTGCTATGTCTGAGGTGCATCGGATATCGGCAGAACAACAGGCCTTGCAATCACAGCAGGCGCAAACTGCTCGAGGGCTTATTGAATTGGAACGGCAGCTAGCTGCCGAACGGCGAATTCAGCAAGCGGCAGCACATTATCTGGCTAGCCGGGCAGGCCGGGAGGACGGCCAGCTAGGCTGA
- a CDS encoding LOG family protein — MNVRNVEVESLAQLHELLAAKPTSIKGWHVQSLDLRGLNFDGVDVSGAVFLGCRFSPEAEARFRSQGALIFPIIPDVPFDAYRARLYSGSELYTGLRDGYEQSVDGQIYQWTLTSERSLDSTLATAMHDHAISDALDDLLTSVNADGAGLGEKVVGVMGGHEAARGSAAYRTAAELGARLSLAGFTVATGGGPGAMEAANLGAWLANESASSLEWAVQHLSTVPDFRPSVARWARTALDVVERFPGGPINLGVPTWFYGHEPPNVFASSIAKYFTNSVREAVLLERCRAGILFSPGAAGTVQEIFQDACENYYAAAEPVPMVLLGKRYWTEELPVWQLLQRLASDRGMAERILLTDDQQAAVDFLGQ; from the coding sequence GTGAATGTTCGTAATGTTGAAGTAGAGTCTTTGGCGCAGTTGCACGAACTTCTGGCGGCTAAGCCGACGTCCATCAAGGGTTGGCATGTGCAGTCATTGGATCTGCGTGGGCTGAACTTTGACGGAGTTGACGTCTCCGGTGCGGTATTTCTGGGTTGTCGGTTCAGCCCAGAGGCTGAGGCTCGATTTCGTTCGCAAGGTGCGCTGATTTTCCCGATTATCCCGGACGTGCCATTTGACGCGTATCGAGCTCGGCTTTACTCGGGTTCTGAGCTTTACACCGGCCTGCGCGATGGGTACGAACAAAGCGTCGATGGCCAGATATATCAGTGGACGCTGACTTCTGAACGCAGTTTAGATTCCACGCTAGCCACGGCAATGCACGACCACGCGATAAGCGATGCCCTTGATGATCTACTCACGAGCGTTAACGCCGATGGCGCAGGGCTGGGTGAAAAAGTGGTTGGCGTGATGGGCGGGCATGAAGCAGCCCGGGGGAGCGCTGCTTATCGCACCGCGGCAGAGTTGGGTGCCCGCCTTTCGCTGGCCGGGTTTACGGTAGCCACTGGTGGCGGACCCGGCGCAATGGAAGCTGCAAATCTAGGCGCTTGGCTGGCCAACGAGTCGGCAAGTTCACTCGAATGGGCAGTGCAGCATCTCAGCACCGTACCGGACTTTCGCCCCTCGGTTGCGCGCTGGGCGCGCACGGCCCTAGACGTCGTCGAACGTTTCCCCGGTGGCCCGATCAATTTAGGAGTTCCGACCTGGTTCTACGGACACGAGCCGCCAAATGTCTTTGCCAGCAGCATTGCAAAATACTTTACGAATTCGGTCCGCGAAGCGGTGCTTTTAGAGCGTTGCCGGGCCGGAATCCTGTTCTCGCCTGGTGCCGCTGGAACCGTACAGGAGATCTTCCAAGACGCATGTGAAAACTACTATGCCGCGGCCGAGCCGGTGCCGATGGTGCTCTTAGGCAAGCGCTATTGGACCGAAGAACTGCCCGTTTGGCAGTTGCTTCAGCGCCTTGCCTCTGATCGCGGTATGGCTGAGCGAATCTTGCTCACTGATGATCAGCAAGCGGCTGTCGATTTCTTGGGCCAATAG
- a CDS encoding VIT1/CCC1 transporter family protein, with the protein MAETAPTTAQIKRWQTYLADERAEASVYRALATKRDGEERDILLALAEAEKRHESHWLKLLGEHADKKRKASLNNRILGFLARHFGSVFVLALAQRSESHSPYSKDHDATAAMAADEAIHEEVVRGLATRGRNRLSGTFRAAVFGANDGLVSNLSLLMGMAGAGAEPNIMLLAGIAGLLAGALSMGAGEYVSVRSQRELLDASRPTQITLSAAKALDIDANELVLAYRARGMSQEEAEHRAAERMGKFECDCNPSFSLQPDLESAAPDHETIGTAFGAAISSFCFFASGAIIPVLPYIFGMTGIGAILVAAVLVGLALLATGAVVGLLSGAPPLARGVRQLLIGFGAAIATYLLGLLFGTVTG; encoded by the coding sequence GTGGCTGAGACCGCCCCCACCACAGCACAAATAAAACGTTGGCAGACGTACTTGGCCGACGAGCGTGCCGAAGCTTCGGTATACCGCGCCCTGGCAACAAAGCGCGACGGCGAGGAGCGCGATATTCTGCTGGCCCTTGCCGAAGCGGAAAAACGGCATGAATCGCACTGGCTCAAATTACTTGGCGAACACGCTGACAAGAAGCGGAAAGCCTCGCTCAACAACCGAATCCTAGGCTTCCTCGCTAGGCACTTCGGCTCAGTGTTCGTGCTGGCACTGGCCCAACGATCCGAGTCCCATTCGCCGTATTCAAAAGACCACGATGCCACTGCCGCCATGGCAGCTGATGAGGCAATCCACGAAGAAGTTGTTCGGGGCCTGGCAACGCGCGGCCGCAATCGTCTCTCCGGCACGTTCCGCGCCGCAGTCTTCGGCGCTAACGACGGACTGGTCAGCAATCTGTCGCTACTGATGGGCATGGCCGGAGCGGGCGCCGAACCGAATATTATGCTGCTCGCTGGCATTGCTGGCTTACTTGCCGGCGCGTTGTCCATGGGCGCGGGAGAATACGTGTCAGTGCGTTCGCAGCGCGAGCTGCTCGACGCCTCGCGGCCAACCCAGATCACACTCTCGGCGGCGAAAGCCTTGGACATTGACGCAAATGAGTTGGTACTGGCCTATCGCGCCCGCGGCATGAGTCAAGAGGAGGCCGAACACCGGGCCGCCGAACGGATGGGTAAATTCGAGTGCGACTGCAATCCGAGTTTCTCGCTCCAGCCCGATCTGGAATCTGCTGCACCGGATCATGAGACTATTGGCACCGCATTTGGCGCCGCGATTTCTAGCTTCTGCTTCTTCGCCTCGGGGGCAATTATCCCGGTGCTGCCATACATCTTCGGCATGACCGGAATCGGCGCGATTCTGGTGGCGGCAGTTCTGGTTGGGTTGGCGCTGCTAGCAACGGGCGCAGTAGTCGGTTTGCTTTCTGGCGCACCGCCGCTGGCGCGCGGAGTTCGGCAGTTGCTGATCGGCTTTGGTGCAGCAATTGCCACCTATCTGCTGGGGCTGCTTTTCGGCACTGTTACCGGTTGA
- a CDS encoding cupin domain-containing protein encodes MKALPAEPNQGPVQIGSRIRAARQAQRLTIEHVAEATGLTKGFLSRVERDFTSPSVASLVTLCEVLAISIGDLFVAPSTHLVRAAEGPRVSLGGEGIIERLLTERSERRLQVLHAEIKPFGKGEDELYTVDCEVDVLHIIEGELTLRFTSESYELSTGDTLSFPGREPHSWTNYSDKIVRVLWILTPAASH; translated from the coding sequence ATGAAGGCGCTGCCGGCAGAGCCGAATCAAGGTCCAGTGCAGATCGGCTCTCGAATTCGAGCCGCCCGCCAAGCTCAGCGACTCACCATTGAGCATGTGGCTGAAGCAACCGGTCTGACTAAGGGATTCTTGAGCCGGGTAGAGCGCGATTTTACCTCTCCCTCGGTCGCCTCATTGGTGACTTTGTGCGAGGTACTCGCCATTTCCATCGGCGACCTTTTTGTTGCGCCCAGTACGCACTTGGTGCGTGCCGCTGAAGGCCCGCGTGTTTCGCTGGGTGGCGAGGGGATCATCGAAAGATTACTCACCGAACGGTCAGAACGTCGTTTGCAGGTGTTGCACGCTGAGATTAAGCCCTTTGGCAAGGGTGAAGACGAGTTGTACACCGTTGATTGCGAAGTTGACGTTTTGCACATCATCGAGGGTGAGCTCACCTTGCGGTTCACCAGTGAAAGCTACGAACTTTCCACCGGAGACACGCTGTCTTTTCCGGGGCGCGAACCACATTCCTGGACAAATTACAGCGACAAAATCGTCCGAGTGCTCTGGATACTTACTCCGGCAGCTTCGCACTAG